The Oncorhynchus kisutch isolate 150728-3 linkage group LG8, Okis_V2, whole genome shotgun sequence DNA segment GAGGATGTTTGTGCCGTGTGTCTGCGCTCCGCCTGTGTGGCGTATACACACAGCTTTGGGTTATAAAAGGGCTTTTTGTTACCTTTCTGTGAGTCAGTGTCACAGGCATGTCAGTCTCAGGGTTAGTgtagagcagcagcagcaggggggGAGTGCACATTGATCTTCCTGTAGAGTACAGATACCGTCATTTAACTTACTACTGAGGTACTTTTGGGGAGAGATACTGCTGGGGAGAGGGAATGGTGGGGAGAGGTTCTGTTGGGGAGAGATACTACTGGGGAGAGGTTCTGTTGAGAAGAGATACTGCTGGGGAGAGGTAATGGTGAGGAGAGGTACTGCTGGAGAGAGGTAGCGCTGGGGAGAAATACTGCTGGGCAGATATACTGCTGGGTGGAGGTACTCCTGGGGAGATATACTGCTGGGGAGAGGTACTGCTGGGGAGATATACTGCTGGGGAGAGGTACTGCTGGGGAGATGTACTGCTGGGGAGAGGTACTGCTGGGGAGAGGTACTCCTGGGGAGAGGTAATGGTGAGGAGAGATACTGCTGGGGAGAGATACTGCTGGGGAGAGGTACTGCTGGGGAGAGATACTGCTGGGTGGAGGTACTCCTGGGGAGATATACTGCTGGGGAGAGGTACTGCTGGGGAGATATACTGCTGGGGAGATATACTGCTGGGGAAAGGTACTGCTGGGGAGAGGTACTGCTGGGTGGAGGTACTGCTGGGGAGATATACTGCTGGGGAGATGTACTGCTGGGCAGATATACTGCTGGGGAGAGATACTGCTGGGGAGAGGTACTGCTGGGTGGAGGTACTGCTGGGGAGATATACTGCTGGGGAGATGTACTGCTGGGCAGATATACTGCTGGGGAGAAATACTCCTGGGCAGAGATACTGCTGGGGAGAGATACTGCTGGGGAGTGGTACTGCTGGGGAGATATACTGCTGGGGAGAGGTACTGCTGGGGAGATATACTGCTGGGGAGAGATACTCCTGTGGAGAGGTATTGGTGGGGAGATATACCGCTGTACTGCTGGGGAGATGTACTGTTGGGGAGAGGTACTCCTGGGGAGATATACTGCTGGGGAGAGGTACTCCTGGGGAGATATACTGCTGGGGAGAGGTACTGCTGGGTAGAGGTTATGTGTGCTGCCCTTGAAAATAGCCCAGAAAATATTGATATATTTTGTGCATTCTAATTAGTTGGGAATATGGACAGGAGCATGCTGTCTTGTAATTGGTTAACATTTTCTTCACTAACGTCATGGCTCTTAACGTATTCATAATAAATACTGTCTATCTATAGTCATTGAATGATATAATCACAAGATAATAATCAGATAATGATTCAGTCTAGCAGATGGACAGAGGTGAGATGAAGAGGTGCATCCTCTTTGGGTCCTCATTCTTCAATTAAACTCACTTAGTCTGTGTATAAAGGTCTCATTCATTTCAGTGACACCCAGACTTCCAAACATACTCCTCTACACAGTGCAGAAATGTAGAGGTGCTCATACATCTCTATTTTACTGTGATATTTCTCTGCTGGGGAGAGGTACTGCTGGGGTGATATACTGCTGGGGAGAGATACTGCTGGGGAGAGGTACTGCTGGGGAGAGGTACTCCTGGGGAGAGATACTGCTGGGGAGAGGTACTGCTGGAGAGAGATACTGCTGGGGAGAGGTACTGCTGGGGAGAGGTACTGCTGGGGAGAGGTACTGCTGGGGAGATATACTGCTGGGGAGAGGTACTCCTGGGGAGAGGTAATGGTGAGGAGAGGTACTGCTGGGGATATATATTGCTGGGGAGATGTACTGCTGGGGAGATGTACTGCTGGGGAGAGATACTGCTGGGGAGAGGTACTGCTGGAGAGAGGTACCGCTGGGGAGAGGTACTGCTGGGGAGATATACTGCTGGGGAGATGTACTGCTGGGGAGATGTACTGCTGGGGAGAGGTACTGCTGGAGAGAGATACTGCTGGGGAGAGGTACTGCTGGGGAGAGGTACTGCTGGGGAGATGTACTGCTGGGGAGATGTACTGCTGGGGAGAGGTACTGCTGGGGAGATATACTGCTGGGGAGATGTACTGCTGGGGAGAGGTACTGCTGGGGAGATATACTGCTGGGGAGATATACTGCTGGGGAAAGGTACTGCTGGGGAGAGGTACTGCTGGGTGGAGGTACTGCTGGGGAGATATACTGCTGGGGAGAGGTACTCCTGGGGAGAGGTAATGGTGAGGAGAGATACTGCTGGGGAGAGATACTGCTGGGGAGAGGTACTGCTGGGGAGAGATACTGCTGGGGAGAGGTACTCCTGGGGAGAGGTAAGGGTGAGGAGAGGTACTGCTGGGGAGATATACTGCTGGGGAGAGATACTGCTGGGGAGAGATACTGCTGGGTGGAGGTACTCCTGGGGAGATATACTGCTGGGGAGAGGTACTGTTGGGGAGAGGTACTGCTGGGGAGATATACTGCTGGGGAAAGGTACTGCTGGGGAGAGGTACTGCTGGGGAGAGGTACTGCTGGGGAGATATACTGCTGGGGAGAGGTACTCCTGGGGAGAGGTAATGGTGAGGAGAGGTACTGCTGGGGATATATATTGCTGGGGAGATGTACTGCTGGGGAGATGTACTGCTGGGGAGAGGTACTGCTGGGGAGAGGTACTGCTGGGGAGATATACTGCTGGGGAGAGGTACTGCTGGGGAGAGGTACTGCTGGGGAGATATACTGCTGGGGAGATGAACTGCTGGGGAGAGGTACTGCTGGAGAGAGATACTGCTGGGGAGAGGTACTGCTGGGGAGATGTACTGCTGGGAGATGTACTGCTGGGGAGATGTACTGCTGGGGAGAGGTACTGCTGGGGAGATATACTGCTGGGGAGATATACTGCTGGGGAAAGGTTCTGCTGGGGAGAGGTACTGCTGGGTGGAGGTACTGCTGGGGAGAGATACTGCTGGGGAGAGGTACTCCTGGGGAGAGGTAAGGGTGAGGAGAGGTACTGCTGGGGAGATATACTGCTGGGGAGAGATACTGCTGGGGAGAGATACTGCTGGGTGGAGGTACTCCTGGGGAGATATACTGCTGGGGAGAGGTACTGTTGGGGAGAGGTACTGCTGGGGAGATATACTGCTGGGGAGATATACTGCTGGGGAAAGGTACTGCTGGGGAGAGGTACTGCTGGGTGGAGGTACTGCTGGGGAGATATACTGCAGGGGAGATGTACTGCTGGGGAGATATACTGCTGGGGAGAGGTACTCCTGGGGAGATATACTGCTGGGTGGAGGTACTCCTGGGGAGATATACTGCTGGGTGGAGGTACTCCTGGGGAGATATACTGCTGGGGAGAGGTACTGCTGGGGAGATGTACTGCTGGGGAGATATACTGCTGGGGAGTGGTACTGCTGGGGAGATGTACTGCTGGGGAGATGTACTGCTGGGGAGATATACTGCTGGGGAGAGGTACTGTTGGGGAGATATACTGCTGGGGAGAGGTACTCCTGGGGAGATATACTGCTGGGGAGAGGTACTGCTGGGTAGAGGTTATGTGTGCTGCCCTTGAAAATAGCCCAGAAAATATTGATATTTTTTGTGCATTCTAATTAGTTGGGAATATGGACAGGAGCATGCTGTCTTGTAATTGGTTAACATTTTCTTCACTAACGTCATGGCTCTTAACGTATTCATAATAAATACTGTATATCTATAGTCATTGAATGATATAATCACAAGATAATAATCAGATAATGATTCAGTCTAGCAGATGAAGAGGTGCATCCTCTTTGGGTCCTCATTCTTCAATTAAACTCACTTAGTCTGTGTATAAAGGTCTCATTCATTTCAGTGACACCCAGACTTCCAAACATACTCCTCTACACAGTGCAGAAATGTAGAGGTGCTCATACATCTCTATTTCACTGTGATATTTATCTTTGTCGAGAGGCAAAATGATCTACTAATGTGTGTTAGAAGCAGAAACAATGGACAGCAGTCATGTGTGGTGGTGTGGTTCTATGATGGGGAGATCACTCTTGTTTTTATCCAATCTCTGTTTAGAGATAATCACTGGTTGTCCCAAACACCTGCGCTTCGATTGGCCTGACCTGCCGCCCAAATGAGCACAATTAATGACAATTACCCCCTAGGTGTCAACACAGAGACATTAACGAATAGGAAACTaggaatgcgtcccaaatggtatcctattccctatataatgaaccaCTTTTGACTAAAGCCCtttcgaaagtagtgcactatatagggaatagggtgccatttgggacgcagcccagGCCATCAGGATAGACCAGGCGTTTGTCCTCCAAGTAAATATGTAATGATTACTTCTGTAAAGCAGCATGGTTGGAGTAGGTTGGTGAGGCGAGGCTCACTACCAAGGCAATCTATTTGTGTTTGCCTCAGCTCTATGGTGGCTGGTTAAGCAAGCTGGACAAAGCAGTATGGATGGACTTGAGTCTCTGGTGCAGCCAGGCTAGGTGGAGGGGAGCAGTAACTAGACCAGAGGTGTGTGAATGGGATTTCTCATCAGATGATAATCAGAGTGGATGCAATGGTTAAAAAAGTAAGACACGTTTTTGCTAAATAAAAAGGAAAgtgtaacacaataaaaacaatGACAAGGCTATACAggaggagtaccagtactgagtcaatgtgcaggggtacgaggtagttgaggtaattgagtactgagtcaatgtgcaggggtacgaggtagttgaggtaattgagtactgagtcaatgtgcaggggtacgaggtagttgaggtaattgagtactgagtcaatgtgcaggggtacgaggtagttgaggtaattgagtactgagtcaatgtgcaggggtacgaggtagttgaggtaattgagtactgagtcaatgtgcaggggtacgaggtagttgaggtaattgaggtaatacaaGTATTGAAGTAATAGTATGCACTATATTTCAATAGCTGTGCAGCTCCATGGTTGAACTATATTCTATAAAGGATTTATAATTGTTTAGTCCTTTGTGGGTCATGTATGGAAAGGTGTTTACAAATAGCTTACAAATTGCTTCATATTCTTACACATGGATGTCAATATCACTTAATTCATCATTCATTCTGCATAGTAATGTTTATTTGACTGCATGGTGGCAGTACTTGGCAGTTGGAAGCGGTCCTGTATGTAAATAGTGTTGTCTGTAAGGGCAGTGTAGGGCCGGGTTCTGAGCCTGTTTCCCACGTGGCAGAACTCTCTCAGGTGCAGAACTCTAACCCCCTTTTCCTTCTGTGGGCTTAGCCCCCGTTCCCTCTCCATTCCCTCTCACCTAGCATTAGCATAAATGCATTAAAATGTGAATAGGAATTAATTTGGACTTTCCCCTCCATAGGAATTAATGGAAGTTTGTACAGCGTCTCTTCTCTCTCAGACGTCGACAGCGACGGCTCGGTGGCGGGCTCACTCTCTCCTCAACAGTCCataaatattaatattaatacGCCATCACATTTAAAGGTAGCGCTTGGGTAAAGCGTATACAGAATATTATTAGAGATCACGATACGCTTCTCATGAGAAGAACACTTGATGGAGTGCTATTGCCTTGCAGTTGTGATCTGTAAAATCCAATCTACAAACAGACACAAAAATAAGTTATTTTCAGAAAGACTTGGAGATTAGGCTGGGTGAATGGCGTCTGTCTAAAGCCATTAGCCTGGTTGGGATTTACACTGCACAGACTTGagagaaggcaggcaggcagtcagagaccttcttcttcctctgtgtgcatcccaaatgacaacctattccctatatagtacactactttgaccagggcccatagggaatagggttccatttgggatgcaggctctACCAGAGTTGGTCCACACGGCTGTATCTACATTATACAGCTCAGCAGATAATCACAGCAGATAACTATTATCATCGTCTCAACGCATCACTTCAGTCTAGTCAGTCACAGAATAAAACGTTTTCAGACTTTTCATAGAAAAATCACCATATTCAGATTCCTTCTCAAGGACTGTAGGTCCCTGCCTGTTGTGTTTGGGCCATTGGATGCCATCAAGCATACTGGGGTGCTCAGATGACAACAACACGTTTAGTTATTCATTCATTGCTTCATTTTTAATGCCAGTCTTTCTTTGTGTCAGATGGTTTACCAATGTGTGGCCTGTGGATGTTGTTTTGTTGGCCTTTCTACTCAAGCCTGATTGTTGCATCACTGTGTGAACAGGTTTTATTGTTTTGGTCAGAACTCAGTAGAGCATATTCAGCAGGCTGGGGGGCTCCCTCCACCAAATTATTAGGAAAAATATAAGCACCCAACAAATTATTATTTGGCAGGCTGGGGGGCTCCCTCCACCAAATTATTAGGAAAAATATAAGCACccaacaaattattattattattagacacgcacacacgcacgcacgcccgcatgcacgcacacacacacacacacacacacacacacacacacacacacacacacacacacacacacacacacacacacacacacacacacacacacacacacacacacacacacacacacacacacacacacacacacacacacacacacacacacacacacacacacacacagcctgcctGAGGAGTGCTGATCCAGACAGGTCAGAGTGATCAAGGTGAGACATTGTGCTGTTGAGCCCAGTCAGGGAAGTACATTGAAGAGGGAGGCCTGTATAGGTGTGGGTGAGCTGAACGCTGCAGGCAGCAACCCTCTGTGGTTCAGTCAACACTACCGCCTTTAATCTTTGGCACTGCAATCTTTTACTCCACTTGCATTAGTCAATAGACTTTGACTTTGTTCTGGGAGAAAATGCGGGTGTGAGGCTGGAGATGTATGATGTGAAAGAAGAAAAGAAAAGTAACAACAGAATGCACAAATCAATTACTGGGGCAAAGAAGCCATGGACAACTTGACGGTATGTCAATACTGTTCACATGCTGAGCGATAATAGGCCCAAGCATGTTTTTATGCCAAGTATTGTGATTCAGATATATCTCCATTGACAGAAATATAATAGCCTACAGGGAAGGACCGGATTTTGAAATAAAATGTCCACAATGTATTTTGACATTTTCATTAGTCAATGCACAATACTGGCTActtgaaaaataaaaaaagaccTCTGTGCCCTAAGATATGTTAATTCCATGCTTATATAATATAATTTACATCTATATTTAATCATCTGCATTTGCAACATGGCTTAAGATAACAGAACAGCAGCATTTAGTATGGCGCAATAGAAGTGCCCATTATAGTGCAGCATCTGCTTGTGTAGTTTTGTGCTGCATTGGCGGCCATCTTGTTTTTCCAGTCATTCCGAGCTGAGCTGAGGTTATGTTTGTGCATCGGGTCACTCCTGTAGCGGGTTCATCCGGGTCGCCCAGCTCCCCTCTGTAAGCCCTCATCACCAGGCCAGCCAATGACTCTCTCTGCCACTCGCCCACTCTGCCCGCCGATCGCTTACTCTTCTCCACTCCGTCACAATCCCTAGAAACTCTCATAATTGCCGcattaaactttagtttattattTTTCTCCAGGTGCAGGTGTGCGGATGATATGAGCCTCAGGTTGCATTTACATACAAATTGAAGGTTTTTATTAATCAGGCGGGCAACAGGAATCAAACGGCAACACTCCATCAGCCCTTTAAATACATTTGGTGACATTTTTACCGAGCATTAGCATGATAGGGCAAGCGGAGTATAATGTACCAATGATTGCTTTTCCATTGAAAGCACAAACGGTTTCATTTTTCCTGTCATCTCAAATAAGTGTTAAAGAGGGTTTGGAGGCTATTGTGCGAGCGCCGTATGCTGGGGACTTGGGACCGCTGATGGCCATATTAAATAACCATTAGCGCCTGAGCTTAGATCATTGTGGCAtccgcctccctcctctctgaatTTATACTGGGATTTCAAATGAAGGCAAGCTGTGCCCTGCTCTTTCATAAAGTGCTCCAACCCTCTCCATTTTTCCTCAAACAAAATGCATTACAACGGTAATTTTGTGACTGTTAAGATAACTAGCGTTAACAAGCACTTAATTAAATTGTACAATAAATAGCCGTCTGCAGCCTTATCTCTCCTCCAGAGCGGCGGCGGTAGGAGGCTCCAATGCTCAGACCGGCTGTTCCCCAGCTCGTTTGCAGATTAATTGCTTTTCTGTCTGGCGAAAGCTGCCTCTTCTGCAGCCAGATTGTAAATAGCCAGATAGGGAGTTTATCAATCAGGAGCTCTACCTCACTGATCTCCTCATCCACACACTGCCTGCCTGCATATCTGTCTGCATAGGCCACTCTCTCATAACAGAAACACAACACAGGCTGCCATTACCACAGAACAGTGATTAGTAGAGAGCTGTGTTTTCTTTGTGTGTTCCTGCATTTGTGCATTAGCTTATATGAGTGTTTTCTTTACATGTTTGTCCATGGAAGTACCTAACAGAAGGATTGTTTGTACGTTCCTGAATGTTTTCATAACCTGTATTCGGCACTGCATTTATGTCTTGCCTGTATAGGTAGGAATAcgtatttatacatttttatgggttggacatttgtatttcatttaagTGTGTACCGGGTGTGTACAAATGGGCCTAGAGTGTATCACAGGGGTTAATCAAACACAAGCTGAACGTAAACCCAGCCGGGGCCTTGTGAGACATGAGAGAAGTGACTGGTAGTATTTACTATAATAAAAGTTAACAGCGGTCAGTCAAACCCCTCAGGATCACATTACTCCTCAGACATGTGGCTGCATAGAGCTACCTACCTCCTCCTAAGGTGTGtcacaaatgtcaccctattccttttatagtgcactactttgaccagggcccattgggctggagtcaaaagtagttcactatgtagggaaaaaggtgccatttggaatgcaggcgTCCTTCTAGCTGCTTTATGGACTTTGTCCTCAGAGAGCAACCTGTGTGAAGTTGAACTCGTTGTTTTCTAAAGGGAGAAAAGAAAAGAGGTAAAAGCAAACTTCCCTGGATCAGCTGCCCCCTGAAGCCTGTGTCCCACCCTTAACCCTTCAGGTGATAAATCTGCCCTGAGttactgtgtgtgtctgggggaaGACCCCCATGCAGGACGACCCCTGTCTGTACCACACAACACATCCTGTTAGTGTCATTAACACAGTCATATTTCATGTCATGACAACACATGTTCACCTACATTTTGTAGTGATTTAGTGAGTCAACATTGATATACTATCAACTTTTTATTAGATGTCGATGCAACattgatgtactgtatgtactgcaaTTATCTATGTATGTTTCAATAGAAATAATGAAAACAAGCTATTAGTGTATCTGTCTCAGGATTGTAATAGTTAGTTAACCTAGTTATTTTCCTTTATAGGTTCTAGGATCCTTGGCCACACCAACACAGAAAGAGAGTCAGAGGTAAGTACAAAATACACGCTATTCACTCTGTGACATATCTGCAGTAAGTTCTAGTTCTAGAAAGCTGAAATCAATCCTTTCAAAAAGAGTCACAGTGCTCCGTGCTAGAGAACTTGACTCTGTAAAATAAACATTCATTTGCCAGGCAGGTTTAAACAAACATATTCTTGCTCTTGTCACATAGATTTCCCATGACACCGCCACAGTCACTTTGTTCCCACCACTTTGTTTAGGTGTTGAATGACTATGGGAAATTGAAAATTATATTTGTGGAGCTGCTGTGTATGAGTGGCCCCAAGGCCCACAAGGGCCCCTCAGTTCAGTAGCTGCAGCCTTTACACTGTGAGAAAGGGGTTTTAGATTTGTTAGTGGCTAGCCTAATGCTATAGCTGTTGGCTAATGCTAGTGGCTAGCCTAATGCTATAGTTGTTGGGTAATGCTATCAGCTAGCCTAATGCTGTAGCTGTTGGCTAATGCTAGTGGCTAGCCAAATGCTATAGCTGTTGGGTAATGCTATCAGCTAGCC contains these protein-coding regions:
- the LOC109883647 gene encoding proline-rich extensin-like protein EPR1, with the protein product MTTSPQQYISPAVHLPSSTSPQQYHSPAVYLPSSTSPQQYLSPAVYLPRSTSTQQYISPGVPPPSSISPQEYLSPAVYLPSSTSPLQYISPAVPPPSSTSPQQYLSPAVYLPSSISPQQYLSPTVPLPSSISPQEYLHPAVSLPSSISPQQYISPAVPLLTLTSPQEYLSPAVSLPSSTSTQQYLSPAEPFPSSISPQQYISPAVPLPSSTSPQQYISQQYISPAVPLPSSISLQQYLSPAVHLPSSISPQQYLSPAVPLPSSISPQQYLSPAVPLPSSTSPQQYISPAIYIPSSTSPHHYLSPGVPLPSSISPQQYLSPAVPLPSSTFPQQYISPAVPLPNSTSPQQYISPGVPPPSSISPQQYLSPAVYLPSSTSPHPYLSPGVPLPSSISPQQYLSPAVSLPSSISPHHYLSPGVPLPSSISPQQYLHPAVPLPSSTFPQQYISPAVYLPSSTSPQQYISPAVYLPSSTSPQQYISPAVHLPSSTSPQQYLSPAVSLSSSTSPQQYISPAVHLPSSISPQQYLSPAVPLSSSTSPQQYLSPAVHLPSSTSPQQYISPAVPLLTITSPQEYLSPAVYLPSSTSPQQYLSPAVPLPSSISLQQYLSPAVSLPRSTSPQQYLSPAVSLPSSISPQQYLSPAEKYHIYLPSSTSPQQYISPAVPLPSSISPQQYLCPGVFLPSSISAQQYISPAVYLPSSTSTQQYLSPAVSLPSSISAQQYISPAVYLPSSTSTQQYLSPAVPFPSSISPQQYISPAVPLPSSISPQEYLHPAVSLPSSTSPQQYLSPAVSLLTITSPQEYLSPAVPLPSSTSPQQYLSPAVYLPSSTSPQQYISPGVPPPSSISAQQYFSPALPLSSSTSPHHYLSPAVSLLNRTSPQ